Genomic DNA from Lagenorhynchus albirostris chromosome 20, mLagAlb1.1, whole genome shotgun sequence:
CTTGCTTTCCAAGGCCTCTGTTTCCAGCAGTGCTGCCCTCACGTTGTTATCTCACAGGCCAAGGCCCACATCCCTGAGAGCAATCTGGTCTGACACGCCACTGGCTTCCCAGCTGGAGCCTGAAATGAACTGCTGTCATGGTTCTCCCCCCGTCGTACACATAGAGGAGCACAGGCAGTAGGTGGAACGGCAGGTGCTGTCTTGGCCGTGACGTTTCTGTGCAGCAGGAGGAGGGGGTTGCATGGGTGTTGCTGTTCCTCAGCAGATGTTTGCTTTCTGTCATAGTGGCAGGCTTTGTGCTGGGTCAGAGGGTGGGGTAGTTCAAAGTTGACTAAAGCGGGAGCCTTTAGGAGCTTGACCTAGCTAGGGAGATAGCCATGTGGACAGGCGTTAGCGTGGGGCAGGGGGCTACAGCATGGGGGGAAGCCGAGGAGGGAGCTCGCGTGAGGAATGTGCGTGTGCGTTGGCACATTAGGATGAGAAGCGCGTCGGGCAGAGGCGGGGAACGGGTACGTTGCTGTTGACTGATCTGTCCTGTCGCTCCTGGCCAGAGCGAGGAGGAGCCTCCTGTGAAGGGTCTGGCCTGCCTGCTACATCAGAGGAAATCAGCGGTGGGGTGGGGTTAATCAAGAAACATCATATTTTAACTTAAAGGCCTAGTTCTGAACTTTCCTCCTTTTGGGGATTTCTTTCTCTACTGTTTTGCAGTTGTTCTAAGGATACATTATACACCTGTCTTCAAAACTTGATAGGAACTTGCAGAGATCAGGGACGGTGTATAACCATTTCCCACTCTGGTGCCTGGTTCAGAACTCATCTCATGGGCGTTTGGTCCATATGGTTGATGACTGCAAGCAGGCCGTGACAGTGCCTTAGCTCCGAGTAGGACTGCATTGTCAGGGGAAGTTGTAATTCCCTCCCTGGGTCCTTTGACTCGGCCAAGTAATGAGAAACGGCCTCTAGATGAGTCTGATAACCCCTTACATCTGTTGCACATTTGACAGAGTGCTTTTATATCTGTTTCCTCCTTCGGTTTCTCCCAACATGCCTGGGAGGCAGATGAAATCATCCCCATTCTTACATGGGAGGAAATAAGCTGAGATGGGCTAAGGCTTAGTGATCCCGCATAATTAGTAAACAGCAGAGTTGAGGCTGCAGCCAGGCCTTAGACTGCTTGTCTGCTGGGCCCACGGTCACCTCTCTGAGGCACACTCCTTCCTTGGGCCCCATTCACTGGGCCTTGGAGAGGCCTTACCCTAGAATTCTTGGCATTGGCCTatctgttttcttaaaatattcagtgttcCAGGCATATCCATGGCAACTGTTAGACGTACAATCTGAACTTACTTATATCAGAGGGCATTCAGGACACACTGAAAAGCTGTCATCACCAGAATCCTTGGAGAAGTTTTTAACGCTGATGCTGTGCTGGGTTCTCTACCAGGGAGACCACGCACAGGTGCGCCTCACCCTCTAGGATCTGATAATCGGCAACTTTACTTATAAATTATAGCAAATTTGGGGTAGGAGAGGTCATAGAAGGCCACTTTGGTGTTTGCTTTTAACTCCAGCACTTCTCCCCTACCCTAAGATTTACAGAATGTCAACATCACCTTGCGCATCCTCTTCCGGCCGGTTGCTAGCCAGCTCCCCCGCATCTTCACCAGCATCGGAGAGGACTACGACGAGCGCGTGCTGCCGTCCATCACCACCGAGATCCTCAAGTCCGTGGTGGTGAGTGAACAGGGCCTCAGCCTCGAGCCTCGAGCCCCCAGGAGATCGCTAGGTGGCAGGAAGAGCTTGGCGGTGACTGGTTGGGACCCTGCTTCCTCATTATCCTGACCGGCTCCTCTGCCCTCCCTTGGAACCAGGCTCGCTTTGATGCTGGAGAACTGATCACCCAGAGAGAGCTGGTCTCCAGACAGGTGAGCGACGACCTCACGGAGCGAGCAGCAACCTTTGGGCTCATCCTGGATGACGTATCCTTGGTAAGGGTCTTGGGGTGCCTGCAGGGGAGGGTGCCTGGTTCCATATCTGGGTAGACGCTGTGAGGTCCTACCTTCCGCTTTCCTCAATGAAGGCTTGAAAGCATGGACCCTTCTTGGTGGCACGTGGCAGTCTCCTCGGGTTTGTTTTCAGAAGAAGGTTCTTTTACCTCCCCTGTGCcacagacatttttcttttaacttttggcCCTGACCACTAGATTTTTCACCTTCCCCAAACTGAATGTTCCCCCGAGTTCCCCAGGAAGTGATGTCCTGCTAACCCTGTTGGACACAGGCAGAAATTGCCGGGTAGAGACTAGAGAACAGCTGGGATAGTCTTTCTCCCTAGCACAGACCTCCCAGCCTGACCCCGAGGAATTTCCTAACACCTAGGGTCTAAAGCACAGTCAAGTGAGCTCTGGGACCTTCCCATGAAAGGTGACAGAGTGTAAATGAATGGTTCTGTTTCCCAAAGCCTGGTATGGGAGGCAGGGGCATCTCTGAGGCATAAGCTATCCTCTTGAGACTGTGTGGTCTGTGTATTTATATGACACTGAATGCCGCAATGCAGACAGAAAGCAGTACAGGCAGGATAGCATTTCAGATCgaggagggtgaggggaaggggtcGTGTTTCTGATTCTCTGGGGAAAATCATTTGGAGTGATTTGTTCAGGTAGCGAGGTAGAGTGTTTCCCATTCCGTTCTCCTGTGCGTCGCTGGGGAAAGGCACAGCTTCCCCCTCAGCATCTGTGCAGCTGTTTAAACAGTAACATTCTACATACCCTGCGCTCACCCCGGGGCACTGCTCCACTTGCAGCAACTGCCTTCCAGCCGTGGAAGGGCTCGTGGGCTCCCTCTACTGGCAAGATGCCAGGCTGCAGCCATTTGGCTCCTTGGACCAGAGTGGTTCCTCAGGCTCTCCCACTTAGTGTTAAACACTGTGGCCGTGAGAACACACTAAGTAAAAGCCTGAGGAGAAGCTTGGCATTTTGCTAGACTTTGACCACATACTCCATTCTGGGGAAATGGGGGTTGACCACAAGAAACCATATCTAAGAGGTGTGAGAAGAAAATTAGGTTTCATGGGGAATTTGCTGCCCTCAGCTGGCccttttagaaagaaattttattccttaattacgcatttctttttcattgctcaGGATTGTATTTTCTTTCCCAAACTTTGAACAAGAGTCCAGAAATGGAGCAGGCGAGCTAGAACAGCTGCAGTTTAAGAGTTAGGAGGGTTAAAAATTCTGGAAGACATTGGACTGGGATTTACTCTTCAGGAGAAGTTTTGAGccgcttattttctttttttaaagcagaggttGGGAGGGTAGTGGAGGAAATGAAACAAGTAGAATTTGGTAGCAAAACCAATGCTGTTATCCCCTTTATTCTTcccttttaataaaaaatatagataaattagACTAGGCATTAGTAGTGCTGAGATCTGTTTCCGTTGTTTGCACTGTCATTACAGATACATCACTTCAGCAAAGTCTCGGTCACTCGTGTTGTTAGGGAAGACCTATGCATAATCAGAATTTTAAACCTTCTCCCGAGTCAATATCTTTAcctgccttctctttcttttaaacccTTTATCAGAAGCACTCACACATAGGGAAAACCATGATTTGCAAAATCATGGTTTGGAAATCGTCCCTCTAGTCCTCTTCCTGTTTTGTGGTGGAGATGCTGTGAGAAAGCAGTGGCCTGGTTAAGTCATAAGCAGAGAGCATCACACTCTTGAATCCCTGAGAACCAGCTGCATCCCTCACTCAGGGGCTCAGTTTTCCATCTGGCTTCCTGGGGGCTTCAAGCAGGCCATCAAAGGACCTTGGAAGAGCACTAGTCAGtggtgggggtcctggaacccaCAGGTCTCCTCCCCTAGGGAGGTGGTCAATCGAACAGATACCTTCTGGTGCCCGTGGGCTGTGTTCTACCTGAGGGGTGCCAGAATGAGGTACAGGAGCACTTTGGGCAGCCGAGGATTCTGGGGTGTGAACTCAGGTTGGGCACGGATGTGGAGGTGGAAGGGCGTTCTGACCTCACATTGTCTCCAGCTGCTAGAGCCATTCGTGGCCTCTTCCTCCAGCGGCCGTGCGGGCCCTGCAGCAGCGCTGTCGAAGCCATTACTCTGCCTCATCTCGTGCTCACTCTCTCCCCTTAGACGCATCTGACCTTTGGGAAGGAGTTCACAGAAGCGGTGGAAGCCAAACAGGTGGCTcagcaggaagcagagagggCCAGATTTGTGGTGGAAAAGGTGAGCACTCAGCCAGATGGCAGGgcctctctcccctttctcctttgctcaGCCTCCCTGTTTGCTGGGTGGCCTGGAAATTCATCATCTGTCATCTCTTCCGGGATCATCGGAAGGGGATTGAAGGGACTGTACTCCTGCAATTGGTTCCAGAGTCTTCGGGGTCTAGTCAGGGATATGTGAAGTTATGTTCTTAAATCACGGaagggtaattttttttccaCGTCCCTATGATCAAAAACAGTCTCccacaaataaaaatgtttcttctgaAGTATTTTCAGCTTCACTGAGAGGTCATTTTTAACTGTGGTTACATAGTGAAAGCTGACAGCAAAAGGGATCAAACGTTGCACCAGGTGCACTGTCATCACTGGGTTTTTTTCAAGCACTAAATCCATCCAGATGTGTCAGAGTGTGCTGGGACGCAATATAGTTGCGTAGGGCCTGGTCTTTTGGTCTTTGCAAAGGcgtatttatttcatatattcccttctccccaccactAATTCTCTTGGATTTTTATTCCTAATCCAGGACACCTTAGTCCTTAGAATCAGGCAAAAGAGAGGTATATGGGTAGACATTTAACTTTagagaatataaactccatgtgGATGGagactgattttttctttttccactctttttgcctctctccagcacctagaacatgTCCCAAACCATGCCTGGGATAGATTCTAGgtatcaataaacatttgttgagtggaCAGTCCCAGAACCTCAGTTGAACAGCTGTCTGTTCATCTCAGACAGGCTCCACACTGTGTTCTCCTCCCTTGCTTCTGAAGGTCATGCATTGCAGATAGACATCCTCCTGTTGGTAAGGGTAGGGGAAGCCAGGAGGCCTCGTTCTGCGTGCCTGAGTTCCTGGTCGGGAACCAGTTTAGCCCAAGAGCGACTTTAGGGAGCGTCCCATGCCTGCCGCTCCTGCTTAGCTGCACTGGTTTTGATGGAAGTCGCTTTGACTTGGGGCTGGAGGGAAAGATGAGGATtaattccatctttctttctctcctgctttccTTGGCCTGGAGTCCTCCTGCCTTGGAGTATGTGGCTGGACTGGGTTGCTATTAATATTATTGAGGACTTTAAAATAAGACAGCTATTTACATAGCCAACAGAAATATGTCCCTACAGTGGCAAGACAGGAGAGAGGAGGATTGGGTGGACAGTGCTTGTTGACCCTGTCTGGAGGGGGAGGTAAAGTCCCAGAGTTCCTTCGGGACCCAGTGAGGGTGCCTAACGTGGTCCTTTTGAGGCCGTAGCCACCATCCAGCACCCCAAGATGTGATCTTGGTCTTTCTGCTTCCACCGCCGTAGGCTGAGCAGCAGAAGAAGGCAGCCATCATCTCTGCGGAGGGCGACTCCAAGGCAGCGGAGCTGATCGCCAACTCGCTCACCACTGCGGGCGACGGCCTGATCGAGCTGCGCAAGCTGGAGGCGGCGGAGGACATCGCGTACCAGCTGTCGCGCTCCCGGAACATCACCTACCTGCCCACTGGGCAGTCGGTGCTCCTCCAGCTGCCCCAATGAGACCCACACCTCCTGGGCCATCTGGACCACAGCCCCCATGATGCTCACCACCACCTTCCTTCTCCCGCCCCAGAATCACTGTGAAACTTCATGATTGGCTTaaagtgaaggaaataaaagtaaaatcacTTCGGATCTCTAATTACTTGATCAGCTGAAGCTCTTTCACTCTTCTCATTTCCATCCCCTTTTTTGATCCGCCTCCCTACCCAGAGTTGCCAAGTGCCTACACAGACCGGCTTGGCTCCCGTCTTTGGGGCCTGCTTGGCGCTCCAGCCGAGGCACTGGCAGTGGGCAGAAGACAGGCAGGGCCATGTGTGTGATGAGCTGGGAGTCAGTGGGCGGCCTGAGTAGACTGGTAGCCTCCAGCCTATCTTTTATTCATGATTTGAGGAAGACGGCATGCGCAGCTGAACAACAACGAACACCGGCCTCGGTTTTTTCCAGTGGTTCCTTCACATACCCAGCTGAAGAGAGGTGCTGGGGAGGGTCAGAGAGGAAGCAATCTGTCTCTTACCATAGGCCGATTCTCTTTAGCTGCGGGGCCAGCGGAAGCACGGATTGAAGAATCTGCCCCTGTGAAGGTGGGTGGGCTGATTTGctgccctacccccaccccagggtCCTAAAGCTGGAATGGACTTGGATAATGAGAAAGCAGGCCTGGACCAAGATGTGAGTCCTCTGgcctccctctccacctcccacctTGGTGTCTCAAATACCCGGCAGATTTCCAGCTTGAAGGATGGCATCCGGCCGGGACTACATGGGCCTGCCAGAGACGTGTGCATCCGGAGTTCCTGGCTTCCCTTGTTCAGAGACTGCCCTTTCTAGAGGGCTCTGTGCCTGTGCCTTGAAGGAAACAACCACgggaagaaaacaaatgtgtgTAAACTGCTATCAATAAATGACACCCAGATCTTCCAGCTCAGTCTtacggggttttttttttttgtatgtgtgtgggaACCGTGGGATCAGAACAGAGCATTCTAGCAGTTTTTGTGTGCACGTTTGTATCGCCAGCTAGGACAGAACCTCCAGCAGGGCAGAAAATGCTTTGGTTTCAGAAAACACTTTGTGCCGTGTTCCAGATCCAGCCCAGCCTGAAACGAATCAGTGGTGTCAAGTGAGGTTGGTTGTTACGTGGGTTCTTAGGCAGTGAGGGGTGGTGGAGGTTCGTTAGCTTCCCCCGTGGCTTTTGGGGCCAACTGGAAAGTTGTAGGCCCGCCCCCTAAATGAGGGGTTGACAAAATGCAGGTGTGCCAAGCCCTCGGCGCACTCTGGTTAGACTTCTACATGCATGAGATGGCTTCGGGTGCCCTGCCTGTTGCGGGCTTGTATTGCTTATTCTGCTTTGCTTTGATGAAGAAAGGCCTTGGCCTTTGAAGGGGGGCCGGGTTTATGCACTTTGAGTGGTGGGGAGGGAAAGCGGACCTACGATTGAGAAATGGGTCGTGCCAGTCACCCATCTCAATCCTTTtaggaataaaatggaaatgacgTGCAGTGAGCACTCATACTGACTGCTTCAACCTCTGCTCTCAGTTTAATCCCCAGCTCACCACCTGGCCGAGGagaatggtcttttttttttttttttttttttttttttttatgcggtacgcgggcctctcaccgctgtggcctctcccgctgcggagcacaggctccggacgcgcaggctcagcggccatggctcacgggcccagccgctccgcggcatgtgggatcttcccggaccggggcacgaacccgtgtcccctgcatcggcaggcggaatctcaaccacagcgccaccagggaagcccagaatggtCTCTTAAGGGGACTCTGCAGGCTGGTCTCTGACCTGGATTCTGCATTTCCTCTCCCAGAGTGATAGGGCCAGCTGTCAGCTGGGAAATGGGACGGGTGCCCAGATTTCAGGTGGGCTGGGGACTGAGTTCTCCCGGCACCCGCGctcccctcccaggccctctCCCCAGGGATCTCGTCCTTTCCCACCTGTTCTGTTTGCTGATGGGCGAGCCTCATCTAGCCCATCTCCTCACCACCTCCCTGGCATCAGTTATCTCAGGTTAGCTCTTCCCACTTGTGTCTTGTGCTGTAAGAGCAGTGAGACCTGCGAGCGGTGAGGTGCCTGGACTCACAAAACGCGtgaaagaccagagcagaaagcATGACTGCTAAATAGATTCCAGACCGGCTTCCACTCAGCggccttcctcctttcctctgtttATTGCTCTGGACACCcttggggggcggggcaggaggcTCCTCTCTTCCCCAGGCCCTTTCTAAAAGAGCAGTTTGTTTCTTGCATATGGCAGGAGATTGGGTTTCCAACCCAGGTGTGTGAGGTCCCCAGCTTCTGGGTTCCTTCTGCCTCCAGGTCAGCCCCTCGGCGTCCGGCCGGCCAGTTCCTGCTGGTTTTGCCTGTAGCCTCCCTGCCACAGACAGTGCCAGTGGCAGACCAGGGGCCTCATTCTGCCTTGACTTCCGCCAAGTAATTCTTTTCACAAATGTTCAAGGGCTGTTAACTGGCTGCTTAGCCGCGGAGTCCCCCCGATGGCCTCTGGGTTTCTCTAGAAACTGCCACAATTGGCTTTTATCAGCTCCGGATCCTCTGGGCCCTGGATCAAAAGCCGTGTCCTGTCCTGGCCAGGGAGGGGGCCAAGCAGGGAGTGTCTCTCCTTTGGTCAGACTGAATAGTTCCCTTGTTCAGGCCCTGAGGGTCCCGGACTAGGAAGGCAATGGGCCCTGGatggcgggcgggggcggggtgggaccCTCGAAGTCTCACCATTTTTCCTTACTGCTGCATTTTACACAAGTTCTGCCGGTGTGGACTGAAGGGGGAGGAGCTGTGTCATCCCCACGTGGGTCGATTTGAAAGACAGGGagagacaatggaatattgtcAAAGTCTGACGTGTAGCAGATGCTATTCTAATCACCTGGTGGTCCAGCAATCAGCAGGGCGAGAGCAGTTAGGCCCTCCCCTCAACCTTTGCCCTCTGCCAATACTGTGGGCAAAGTAGCCCACCTTGACTGAAAATAAGCGGGGTGAGACAGTCGCAGGAGACTGGAATTGATGTCCCCACCTTTCCTAGGCCTCCTGTCCATCTTGCACGCTGCTCCAAGCTTAATTTTTCTAAAGCAGATCTCATCCCCTTCCTCCTGAAAAATCGTCAGCAGCCTCTCCTCCCTTGGTTAATAAACTGCAAATGCCTTGTCCTGGCATTCGAGGCCCTCTGCTCGCTACCTTTCTAGTCCAACTTTATACTTTACTGCTTGCCTTCACATACCTACCTGGCGGCTCCCATGGGATGGGGAGTGTTGTCTAAAAATGCAGGTGGAAAGGGGCAGCGGCTACTGGCATCAGGTGATGGGAAGCAGAGGTGGCGGGGATGTTATGAGACCTGCTTTGTGTGGGACAGACTCATGCAACAAAAAATTGTCCCAAAGTGTTATTGGCATCCCAAAAGTAATGCCAATAACACTCCTCATTGAAAACACGCACTGAACTGAGTTCCTTGCTCTTGTCTGCATACCACCCAGCCCCACTTTCACTGCATCCTCTCTGCTTGCACGGTCACTTCATCCCGGACAGCCCTTCCCCCACATTTCACAGGTCCAGATGTCCCCATCCTTTGAGTGC
This window encodes:
- the PHB1 gene encoding prohibitin 1, producing the protein MAAKVFESIGKFGLALAVAGGVVNSALYNVDAGHRAVIFDRFRGVQDIVVGEGTHFLIPWVQKPIIFDCRSRPRNVPVITGSKDLQNVNITLRILFRPVASQLPRIFTSIGEDYDERVLPSITTEILKSVVARFDAGELITQRELVSRQVSDDLTERAATFGLILDDVSLTHLTFGKEFTEAVEAKQVAQQEAERARFVVEKAEQQKKAAIISAEGDSKAAELIANSLTTAGDGLIELRKLEAAEDIAYQLSRSRNITYLPTGQSVLLQLPQ